GCGTTGGAATAGCCGGTCGCGGCAATCGCCTCGGCGGCTTGTTCCAAGTCGGCATCGTCCATGATGATCAGCGGACTGTTCGATCCAAGCTCCATCGTAACGCGCTTCAACCCGGCGGTCTTGACGATGTGCTCGCCGACCTCGCGGCTGCCCGTGAAGCTGAGCTTCCTCACGCGTGCATCGGCACAGAGCGCATTGCCGATCGCGCTACCACCGCCGGTGAGACATGACACGGCCAGGGGCGGAACGCCGGCTTCCAGCAGAATTTCGATCAGCATGAGCGCCACCAGCGGCGTATCGCTGGCCGGCTTCAAAATCACCGAATTGCCGGCGGCTAGCGCTGGCCCGACTTTGTGACAGGGCAAGTTGAGCGGAAAATTAAACGGCGTAATGGCCGCGACAATTCCACACGGAACGCGCATCGTGAAGCCAAATTTACCAGCTCCGTTCGATGCGCCGTCGAGCGGCAAGACTTCGCCGCCGAGCCGCTTTGCTTCCTCGGCGGACAGTTCGAGCACCTCTGCTGCCCGCGATACTTCGACGGTCGACTCGCGCACAACCTTGCCTTCTTCGAGCGTCAGCGTCCGCGCCAAATCAGCTTGCCGCTCGCGCATCAACTGCGATGCTTTCAGCAGCAGGCGATACCGTTCATAAGCGGGCACCGCCCGCATGACCTTCGCACCTTCAACCGCGCTGGCCAGTGCCGCCTCGACATCGCTTCCGTCCGCCTCCGGCACGGTATCAATGATCGAACCATCGAATGGATTGCGAACCTCGATTTTTGCAGATTTGTCGAGCCATCTGCCGGCAACAAACATTTTCATGGCGTGACCTCGTGCAGAGCATTGTAACGCGCGCAAGCGGTATTTGCCGGCCCGTTCGCTAGGTCAATTCAGTTCATTTCCTAAACGACGCGCGTGGTCGCTATATCGCCATTGCCCGTCAGCGCGGCCGCAATCGCTGTCAACACTTCGTCGTCGCGAGGGTAATTCGATGGTCGAAGTTGCCGCAGCGCAATCGGGATTTCGTCCATGCGGTAAACCGTGCCGGCGGCGTGAATTCCGTAAACGGCCGTAGTAAATTGCACGGTGGCGTCGATCGGCGATTTCAGGTGGGGATAGTCCAGCGCGATCGTTGGCAATTGCTCGGCGGCACGCAGAGCCGATGGCGAGAGGTCTCGCATCGCTTCGCTGCCGACCAACAGGCACGCATCGACTTCGCCGCGCGCGAGCAGTTCGTTCGCGCTGTATTCGCCAGGGTTGTAGCGCGGGTAGCCGCGCGACATGCTTACCGCGAACGGAAATCCAGTCTGCCAACAAAGCACCGCATCGGCACCCGTGACATCGCCGGGAATTCGCAGCCGGCGGGCGGTGAAGCGTGTGTGATCGTTCAAATCGGCGACTAATTGCAATAGCGCTTCGACGTTCACATGACCGATGCCGCGCTGCGCCAACCCCAAGCCGAAAAACACAACGCCGTAGCGGCAGCCCTTCAACTGTTGCACGAGTTGCCGTAGCCGCTGGTGAGAAACACCGATGTCGAACGATGCGGGCAATTGCCTGCCCTGGAGCAATTGGCGTAGCGCCCAAATCATTTCAAAATCGCCATCCGCCGGCACCTGAATGAATTCATCGGCAAGCTCGCTAGTGGCCGTCGCCTGTTTGTCGATGACGATTAATTTCCGATCGGCGCGGCCGCGCGGGGTAAACTGCCCTATCGCGTCGGCCGAATAACGCTCGAAATGTCGCGGATGGCTGTTCACGGGATTTGCACCCCAGAATACGACCAGATCGGCGCGATGGCGAACTTCGCCGAGGGAACATGTTGATTCCCCCACTTGTTGAATCGCCATGATCGATGGGCCGTGGCAAACGGAGGCAGTGGTGTCGATTGTCGCCCCCAGTCGCTCCGCCAACGCCACGGC
The Pirellulales bacterium genome window above contains:
- a CDS encoding aldehyde dehydrogenase family protein; translation: MKMFVAGRWLDKSAKIEVRNPFDGSIIDTVPEADGSDVEAALASAVEGAKVMRAVPAYERYRLLLKASQLMRERQADLARTLTLEEGKVVRESTVEVSRAAEVLELSAEEAKRLGGEVLPLDGASNGAGKFGFTMRVPCGIVAAITPFNFPLNLPCHKVGPALAAGNSVILKPASDTPLVALMLIEILLEAGVPPLAVSCLTGGGSAIGNALCADARVRKLSFTGSREVGEHIVKTAGLKRVTMELGSNSPLIIMDDADLEQAAEAIAATGYSNAGQVCISTQRVLATAPIYGSLLDALKPKVEAIRLGNPLEATTMMGPMIRERDAQRVGQWIDEAVLGGATLVAGGRHDGTRHDATLLADVQPKMRLSCEELFGPAVGVTKCVDIDEAIRLANETNYGLSAAIFTRDLGRALRFCHEVDSGNLHVNWGPQWRADLMPYGGLKESGLGKEGPRYAIEEMTELKTVVIHGS
- a CDS encoding formylmethanofuran dehydrogenase subunit B; amino-acid sequence: MTPSQPAEISAAQTYVDVPCTVCGCVCDDLQVSVADDRIVPLSGACPLAEPWFAVLSEALANPPPLARIEGKPVSLHQAVERAAYLLSRSRAPLVWGLSRSSTAGQRAAVALAERLGATIDTTASVCHGPSIMAIQQVGESTCSLGEVRHRADLVVFWGANPVNSHPRHFERYSADAIGQFTPRGRADRKLIVIDKQATATSELADEFIQVPADGDFEMIWALRQLLQGRQLPASFDIGVSHQRLRQLVQQLKGCRYGVVFFGLGLAQRGIGHVNVEALLQLVADLNDHTRFTARRLRIPGDVTGADAVLCWQTGFPFAVSMSRGYPRYNPGEYSANELLARGEVDACLLVGSEAMRDLSPSALRAAEQLPTIALDYPHLKSPIDATVQFTTAVYGIHAAGTVYRMDEIPIALRQLRPSNYPRDDEVLTAIAAALTGNGDIATTRVV